A DNA window from Pseudomonas sp. GD03919 contains the following coding sequences:
- the cbiE gene encoding precorrin-6y C5,15-methyltransferase (decarboxylating) subunit CbiE, giving the protein MKPWLTLVGIGEDGYPGLGKAARRALLAATHIVGAPRQLALLPPCISGERETWPSPFDLEPLLARRGEAVCVLASGDPMFYGVGASLARQLPADELLVLPAPSSVSLAAARLGWPLQEVEVVSLVGRPLATLNARLYPGTRLLVFSADGDTPTQVAEVLRARGFGASRLTLLEHLGGPDERRIEGLATSWDLPRGADLNLLAVECLAAADAKVLPPTCGLPDEAYRHDGQLTKRDVRAVTLARLAPLPGELLWDVGAGCGSIGIEWMRAHPACRAIAVEANEGRQAHIRHNRDALDVPGLQLVAGHAPEALAGLPAPDAIFIGGGVTVPGVLDDCWAALKPGGRLLANAVTIQSEAALVAFRERQGGELLRLTVAQAQPLGGFDTWRAALPITLLAVRKP; this is encoded by the coding sequence ATGAAACCCTGGTTGACCCTGGTCGGCATCGGTGAAGACGGCTACCCCGGTCTGGGCAAGGCCGCGCGCCGTGCACTGCTGGCGGCTACGCACATCGTTGGCGCGCCGCGTCAGCTGGCCTTGCTGCCGCCGTGCATCAGTGGCGAGCGGGAAACCTGGCCCAGCCCCTTCGACCTTGAACCACTGCTGGCGCGGCGTGGTGAGGCGGTGTGCGTGCTGGCCAGTGGCGACCCGATGTTCTACGGCGTGGGCGCCAGCCTGGCGCGCCAGCTGCCGGCCGATGAGCTGCTGGTATTGCCGGCGCCGTCCTCGGTGTCGCTGGCGGCGGCGCGCCTGGGTTGGCCATTGCAGGAGGTTGAAGTGGTCTCCTTGGTCGGTCGGCCGCTGGCCACGCTCAATGCGCGGTTGTACCCCGGCACGCGCCTGCTGGTATTTAGCGCCGACGGGGACACCCCCACGCAGGTCGCCGAAGTGCTGCGTGCGCGCGGTTTCGGCGCCAGTCGCCTGACCCTGCTGGAACACCTTGGCGGGCCGGATGAGCGCCGCATCGAAGGCCTGGCCACGAGCTGGGACTTGCCGCGCGGCGCTGACCTCAACCTGCTGGCCGTGGAATGCCTGGCGGCCGCCGATGCCAAGGTATTGCCGCCTACCTGCGGCCTGCCGGACGAGGCCTACCGCCACGACGGCCAACTGACCAAGCGTGACGTGCGCGCAGTGACCCTGGCGCGGCTGGCGCCGCTGCCTGGCGAGCTGCTGTGGGACGTCGGCGCCGGTTGCGGTTCCATCGGCATCGAATGGATGCGCGCCCACCCGGCCTGCCGCGCCATCGCCGTTGAGGCCAACGAAGGGCGTCAGGCCCATATCCGCCACAATCGCGATGCCCTCGACGTCCCCGGGCTGCAACTGGTCGCCGGGCATGCGCCCGAGGCGCTGGCCGGATTGCCGGCACCGGATGCCATCTTTATCGGCGGCGGCGTCACCGTACCCGGCGTGCTGGATGATTGCTGGGCCGCACTCAAGCCCGGCGGGCGTCTGCTGGCCAATGCCGTGACCATTCAGAGCGAGGCGGCGCTGGTGGCCTTCCGCGAACGGCAGGGTGGCGAGCTGCTGCGGCTCACCGTGGCCCAGGCGCAGCCGCTGGGCGGTTTCGACACCTGGCGCGCGGCGTTGCCGATCACCTTGTTGGCCGTGCGCAAGCCATGA
- the cobG gene encoding precorrin-3B synthase translates to MSTSVRPSACPGLLRIVPALDGGICRVKLPGGVLRSAEARAIAEAARHCASGVLELTNRSNLQIRGVLPGQEAPLIDALLAAELGPRVAAADDVRNLLLSPAAGLDPQARMDVRPLASQLLDLLQDTPALHALSPKFALQMDGGETLAMREHPHDLWLAAEDETHLLLGLAGCPSDAPLARVEVTQAVELVRQLLLLFLELATPEQTRMRHLLAHIPANDLLQRLQTRLDFPLQPVPACWQPRAGLGRAPAGIYPQAQSGLRVVAAGAQLGRLYADQLLAIAELSERHGDSELRLTPWQGLLLGNVPEARARELLAELDQLGLLTHADEPLLGLVACTGSAACARGLADSKRHALHLAERLRESGAHPQVHLSACPRSCASARVQPYTLLASTPEHYQLYQRTPETPGFGRLLAPAMTIDEAGAWFARQHPAGTSDA, encoded by the coding sequence TTGTCCACATCCGTCCGCCCTTCCGCCTGCCCCGGCCTGCTACGCATCGTCCCCGCGCTGGATGGCGGCATCTGCCGCGTCAAGCTGCCCGGCGGCGTGCTGCGCAGCGCCGAGGCGCGGGCGATTGCCGAGGCGGCCAGGCACTGTGCCAGTGGAGTGCTGGAGCTGACCAACCGCAGCAACCTGCAGATCCGTGGCGTGCTACCGGGCCAGGAAGCACCGCTGATCGACGCCCTGCTCGCCGCCGAACTCGGCCCCCGGGTAGCCGCTGCCGACGACGTGCGCAACCTGTTGCTCAGCCCCGCCGCCGGCCTCGACCCGCAGGCACGGATGGACGTACGCCCGCTGGCCAGCCAGTTGCTCGACCTGTTGCAAGACACCCCGGCATTGCATGCGCTGTCGCCCAAGTTCGCCCTGCAAATGGACGGCGGTGAAACCCTGGCCATGCGCGAACACCCCCATGACCTGTGGCTGGCCGCCGAGGATGAAACCCACCTGCTGCTGGGTCTGGCCGGCTGCCCCAGCGACGCGCCACTGGCGCGAGTGGAGGTGACGCAGGCGGTCGAACTGGTACGCCAGCTCCTGCTGCTGTTCCTCGAACTTGCCACTCCGGAACAAACGCGCATGCGTCACTTGCTGGCGCATATCCCGGCAAACGACCTGCTGCAACGCCTGCAGACTCGACTGGATTTCCCCTTGCAACCTGTGCCGGCCTGTTGGCAGCCGAGGGCTGGCTTAGGACGCGCTCCGGCAGGGATTTATCCACAGGCGCAGAGCGGCCTGCGTGTGGTGGCGGCCGGCGCCCAGCTGGGTCGCCTGTACGCTGACCAACTCCTCGCCATTGCAGAACTGAGCGAGCGCCACGGCGACAGCGAGTTGCGCCTGACGCCCTGGCAAGGTCTGTTGTTGGGCAACGTCCCCGAAGCTCGCGCCCGCGAACTGCTGGCAGAGCTGGACCAGCTGGGCCTGCTGACCCATGCCGACGAGCCGCTGCTCGGCCTGGTCGCCTGCACCGGCTCGGCGGCCTGCGCGCGCGGCCTGGCCGACAGCAAGCGCCACGCCCTGCATCTGGCCGAACGCCTGCGCGAAAGCGGCGCCCACCCGCAGGTGCATCTCAGCGCCTGCCCACGCAGTTGCGCCAGCGCCCGGGTGCAGCCCTACACCTTGCTGGCCAGCACGCCCGAGCATTACCAGCTCTACCAACGCACGCCCGAGACGCCCGGTTTCGGCCGTCTGCTGGCGCCGGCCATGACCATCGACGAGGCTGGCGCCTGGTTCGCCCGCCAACACCCCGCAGGAACATCCGATGCTTGA
- a CDS encoding precorrin-8X methylmutase, which yields MLDYIRDGQEIYRRSFATIRAEANLDGIPADLEKLAVRVIHACGMVDVVEDLRFSPGAGTAGRAALLAGAAILCDARMVAEGITRPRLPANNEVICTLHDAGVPELARELGNTRSAVALEHWREHLEGSVVVIGNAPTALFYLLEMLDAGAPKPALIIGMPVGFIGAAESKDALAADSRGVPYVIVRGRRGGSAMAVAAVNALASEVE from the coding sequence ATGCTTGATTACATCCGCGACGGCCAGGAAATCTACCGCCGCTCCTTCGCCACCATCCGCGCCGAGGCCAACCTCGACGGCATCCCCGCCGATCTGGAAAAACTCGCCGTGCGGGTGATTCATGCCTGCGGCATGGTCGACGTGGTGGAGGATCTGCGCTTCTCCCCCGGTGCCGGCACCGCTGGCCGCGCCGCGCTGCTCGCCGGTGCAGCGATCCTCTGCGACGCACGCATGGTAGCCGAGGGCATCACCCGCCCGCGCCTGCCGGCGAACAACGAGGTGATCTGCACCCTGCACGACGCCGGCGTGCCGGAGCTGGCCCGCGAGTTGGGCAACACCCGCTCGGCGGTGGCCCTGGAGCACTGGCGCGAACACCTGGAAGGCAGCGTGGTGGTGATCGGCAACGCCCCCACGGCGCTGTTCTACCTGCTGGAAATGCTCGATGCCGGCGCACCGAAGCCGGCGCTGATCATCGGCATGCCGGTGGGCTTTATCGGCGCGGCGGAATCCAAGGATGCGCTGGCCGCAGACAGCCGTGGCGTGCCCTACGTGATCGTGCGGGGCCGCCGTGGCGGCAGTGCCATGGCGGTAGCGGCAGTCAACGCCCTCGCCTCGGAGGTGGAATGA
- a CDS encoding precorrin-2 C(20)-methyltransferase, which translates to MMAGRLLGLGVGPGDPELLTLKALRLLKGAPVVAYFVAKAKHNAGHGGNAFGIIEEHLSDTQQRLPLVYPVTTEKLAPPLSYEDVIADFYDTCAEQIAQLLDAGQDVAVICEGDPFFYGSYMYLHDRLAERYEVEVVPGVCSMLGCASVLGTPLVYRNQSLSVLSGVLPEDELEQRLRDAEAAVVMKLGRNFDKVRRVLRKLGLDGRAHYVERATMATQKIVPLDEVEPMDSPYFSMILVPGQKWRG; encoded by the coding sequence ATGATGGCTGGCCGTCTGCTCGGCCTCGGCGTCGGCCCCGGCGACCCCGAGCTGCTTACCCTCAAGGCGCTGCGCCTGCTCAAAGGCGCACCAGTGGTGGCCTACTTCGTGGCCAAGGCCAAGCACAACGCCGGCCACGGCGGCAATGCCTTCGGCATCATCGAAGAGCACCTGAGCGATACCCAGCAGCGCCTGCCGCTGGTCTACCCGGTGACTACCGAGAAGCTCGCCCCGCCGCTGAGCTACGAGGATGTGATCGCCGATTTCTACGACACCTGCGCCGAGCAGATCGCCCAGTTGCTCGACGCCGGCCAGGACGTGGCGGTGATCTGCGAAGGCGACCCGTTCTTCTACGGCTCCTATATGTACCTGCATGACCGCCTGGCCGAGCGCTACGAGGTGGAAGTGGTGCCCGGCGTCTGCTCCATGCTCGGCTGCGCCTCGGTGCTCGGTACGCCGCTGGTGTACCGCAACCAGAGCTTGAGCGTGCTCTCCGGCGTGCTGCCGGAAGACGAGCTGGAACAACGCCTGCGCGACGCCGAGGCGGCGGTGGTGATGAAACTCGGGCGCAACTTCGACAAGGTGCGCCGCGTGTTGCGCAAGCTCGGCCTGGATGGCCGCGCCCACTATGTCGAACGCGCGACCATGGCCACCCAGAAGATCGTGCCGTTGGATGAGGTGGAGCCGATGGATTCGCCGTACTTCTCCATGATTCTGGTGCCCGGGCAGAAATGGCGAGGGTGA
- the cobJ gene encoding precorrin-3B C(17)-methyltransferase, with the protein MNIVILGASALATAQRLKALYPQAVIHGLRGRADGAERHYDEFGDTLRALYRAGQPLVVLCAAGIVIRSLGALLAEKGAEPPVLALAKDGSAVVPLLGGLAGVNRLAREIAAHLGVAPAITTSGELRFGTCLLEPPAGYALADLQQGKRFVSDLLGGETVRIEGQAPWLESAQLPVDNAASRVIHITAQARPAQPDELLIHPRCAAALIERPGPNLPARLHQALSAANLAPQALACLLADRSWMANAELHAAAHELKLPLRFIHSTSELPPERHADDGLRLLLGERPLDIERLGQRRGRLSVVGLGPGAAEHMTPAVRRALDEAEDLLGYDTYVKMAGPLRADQCLHPSDNREELQRAAHAFELAATGRRVVMISSGDPGVFAMAAAVMEALESPQNEVWHGVELEVLPGVSAALATAAKAGAPLGHDFCLISLSDNLKPWAVIEKRLEHAAIADLAMAFYNPISKSRPWQLGRALDLLRQHRAPETLVVLGRDISRPAEALRSLTLGELTPEMVDMRTLVIIGSSQTRRFPRADGGEWVYTPRWYPDIES; encoded by the coding sequence ATGAACATCGTCATCCTCGGCGCCAGCGCGCTGGCCACTGCACAACGTCTCAAGGCGCTTTATCCACAGGCGGTGATCCACGGCCTGCGCGGGCGCGCCGACGGCGCCGAGCGCCACTACGACGAGTTCGGCGACACCCTGCGCGCCCTCTATCGCGCCGGTCAGCCGCTGGTGGTGCTGTGCGCCGCCGGCATCGTCATCCGCAGCCTGGGCGCGCTGCTGGCAGAAAAAGGCGCCGAGCCGCCGGTGCTGGCCCTGGCCAAGGACGGCAGCGCCGTAGTACCGCTGCTCGGTGGCCTGGCAGGGGTCAACCGCCTGGCCCGCGAGATCGCCGCGCACCTGGGGGTGGCACCGGCCATCACCACCAGCGGCGAGTTGCGCTTCGGCACCTGCCTGCTGGAGCCGCCGGCCGGCTATGCGCTGGCCGATCTGCAGCAAGGTAAGCGCTTCGTCAGCGACCTGCTCGGCGGCGAAACAGTGCGCATCGAAGGTCAGGCGCCCTGGCTGGAAAGCGCGCAACTGCCTGTGGATAACGCCGCCAGCCGGGTTATCCATATCACCGCGCAGGCTCGTCCGGCGCAACCGGACGAGCTGCTGATCCACCCGCGCTGCGCCGCCGCGTTGATCGAACGCCCCGGCCCCAACCTACCCGCTCGCCTGCACCAAGCCCTGAGCGCCGCCAACCTGGCGCCCCAGGCGCTGGCCTGCCTGCTTGCAGACCGAAGCTGGATGGCCAATGCCGAGCTGCATGCGGCGGCGCATGAACTGAAACTGCCGCTGCGCTTTATCCACAGCACGAGCGAGTTGCCACCCGAGCGCCATGCCGACGATGGCCTGCGCCTGCTGCTGGGCGAGCGGCCACTGGATATCGAGCGCCTCGGCCAACGCCGTGGCCGCCTCAGCGTGGTCGGCCTCGGGCCAGGCGCCGCCGAGCATATGACCCCCGCCGTGCGCCGCGCACTGGACGAGGCCGAAGACCTGCTCGGCTACGACACCTACGTGAAGATGGCCGGCCCGCTGCGTGCCGATCAATGCCTGCACCCCAGCGACAACCGCGAGGAGCTGCAGCGCGCCGCCCACGCCTTCGAACTGGCCGCCACGGGCCGGCGAGTGGTGATGATCTCCTCGGGCGATCCCGGCGTGTTCGCCATGGCCGCCGCCGTGATGGAGGCGCTGGAAAGCCCGCAGAACGAGGTCTGGCACGGCGTCGAGCTGGAAGTGCTGCCGGGCGTCTCCGCCGCCCTGGCCACTGCTGCCAAGGCCGGCGCGCCGCTGGGCCACGACTTCTGCCTGATTTCCCTGTCGGACAACCTCAAGCCCTGGGCGGTGATCGAAAAGCGCTTGGAACATGCCGCCATCGCCGACCTGGCCATGGCCTTCTACAACCCGATTTCCAAATCCCGCCCCTGGCAACTTGGCCGCGCGCTCGACTTGCTGCGCCAGCACCGCGCGCCGGAAACCCTGGTGGTACTTGGCCGTGATATCAGCCGCCCCGCCGAAGCCCTGCGCAGCCTCACTCTCGGCGAGCTGACGCCGGAGATGGTCGACATGCGCACCCTGGTGATCATCGGCTCCAGCCAGACCCGCCGCTTTCCCCGTGCCGATGGCGGTGAGTGGGTGTATACGCCGCGTTGGTACCCGGATATCGAGTCATGA
- a CDS encoding GlxA family transcriptional regulator: protein MAERPDLRFLLLPLPEFALLPFGGFLDKLRFSADDEDYSRQRYCAWTILGLQPGHVPSSSGAALRIEATPEQLDLADFDYLVLFGGRNAQATAALAPAYQALLRRAARAGVKLVAIDNASFLLAACGLLDGHQVAVHWRHEAEFRASFPHLRLARERLYCLDGARISCAGGTAAIDLAVELLAQGSGRARALKGLADMLVDETRSGQHALRSLHTAPSGERHVDRAIALMRHGLASADGIEQLAASVGISRRQLDRLFQASQGMSAREYWNELRLQHVRWRLLNSSHSLAQLADEIGVGDASHLGKLFRQRFGLAPGTFRRQGGVL, encoded by the coding sequence ATGGCCGAACGCCCCGATCTGCGTTTTCTCCTGCTGCCACTGCCGGAGTTCGCCCTGCTGCCCTTCGGTGGCTTTCTCGACAAGCTGCGTTTCAGCGCCGACGACGAGGACTACAGCCGCCAGCGCTACTGCGCCTGGACGATTCTCGGCCTGCAGCCAGGGCATGTGCCGTCCAGCAGCGGTGCGGCGCTGCGGATCGAGGCCACGCCGGAACAACTCGATCTGGCCGACTTCGACTACCTGGTGCTGTTCGGCGGGCGTAACGCGCAGGCCACTGCCGCGCTGGCGCCGGCCTATCAGGCTTTGCTGCGGCGTGCCGCCCGCGCCGGGGTGAAGCTGGTGGCGATCGACAATGCCAGCTTCCTGCTCGCTGCCTGCGGCCTGCTCGACGGCCATCAGGTGGCGGTGCACTGGCGCCATGAGGCGGAATTTCGCGCCAGCTTTCCGCATCTGCGCCTGGCTCGTGAGCGCCTCTACTGCCTCGATGGCGCACGGATTTCCTGCGCTGGCGGTACTGCGGCCATCGACCTGGCGGTGGAGCTGCTGGCCCAGGGCAGTGGCCGGGCGCGGGCGCTCAAGGGCCTGGCCGACATGCTGGTGGACGAGACGCGCAGCGGCCAGCATGCACTGCGTTCGCTGCACACGGCGCCGAGTGGCGAGCGCCATGTCGACCGCGCCATCGCCCTGATGCGCCATGGCCTGGCCAGTGCCGACGGCATCGAGCAACTGGCGGCCAGCGTCGGCATCAGCCGCCGTCAGCTCGATCGTCTGTTCCAGGCCAGCCAGGGCATGAGTGCGCGCGAATACTGGAACGAGCTGCGCCTGCAGCACGTGCGCTGGCGCCTGCTCAACTCCAGCCACAGTCTGGCGCAACTCGCCGACGAGATCGGCGTCGGCGATGCCAGCCACCTGGGCAAGCTGTTCCGCCAGCGTTTCGGCCTGGCGCCCGGAACCTTCCGCCGTCAGGGCGGTGTGTTGTAG
- a CDS encoding LysE family translocator produces MALELWLVYFIATLGLALTPGPNSLLALTHGGLYGARLALATILGGVVGFSTLIALAMFGLSALLKTAPTALLALKWIGGAYLVWLGVQLWRSPPINLTLADSGTRPSASRLFRQGLLSALSNPKVILFYGAFLPQFLDPQRGLAVQFVVMAATFAVVEFLVELLLALLAFRVRPWLQRGGRAFNRSCGVLFVLIGVALPLAR; encoded by the coding sequence ATGGCCCTCGAACTCTGGCTCGTCTACTTCATCGCCACCCTCGGCCTGGCGCTGACGCCCGGCCCCAACAGCCTGCTGGCGCTGACCCACGGCGGGCTGTACGGCGCGCGCCTGGCGTTGGCCACCATCCTTGGCGGCGTGGTCGGCTTCAGCACCTTGATCGCACTGGCCATGTTCGGCCTCAGCGCCCTGCTCAAGACCGCGCCCACCGCGCTGCTGGCGCTCAAGTGGATCGGCGGCGCCTACCTGGTCTGGCTCGGCGTGCAACTGTGGCGCTCGCCGCCGATTAACCTGACCCTGGCCGACAGCGGCACCCGCCCCAGCGCCAGCCGGCTGTTTCGCCAAGGCCTGCTGTCGGCGCTGTCCAATCCCAAGGTGATCCTGTTCTACGGCGCGTTCCTGCCGCAGTTCCTCGACCCACAGCGCGGCCTGGCCGTGCAGTTCGTGGTGATGGCAGCGACCTTCGCCGTGGTCGAGTTCCTCGTCGAGCTGCTGCTGGCGCTGCTGGCCTTCCGCGTGCGGCCCTGGCTGCAGCGCGGCGGCCGCGCCTTCAACCGCAGTTGCGGCGTGCTCTTCGTGCTGATCGGCGTGGCGCTGCCGCTGGCGCGCTAA
- a CDS encoding flavin reductase family protein has product MSASIRPVDLTKAYRLLNHGPTVLVSARHQAVDNVMAAAWCCALDFDPPKLTVVIDKATRTRALVEGSGLFAIQVPTVAQLQLTQAVGNASLTDDPAKLAHAGVELFEMPGHDVPLVAGCSAWLVCRLLDEPHNQQAYDLFIGEVIAAWADERVFRDGRWHFETADPSLRSLHHVAGGHYYAIGEALKA; this is encoded by the coding sequence ATGAGCGCCTCTATCCGTCCCGTCGACCTGACCAAGGCCTATCGTCTGCTCAACCACGGTCCCACCGTGCTGGTGTCGGCGCGTCATCAGGCTGTGGATAACGTCATGGCGGCAGCCTGGTGCTGCGCCCTGGATTTCGACCCGCCGAAGCTTACCGTGGTGATCGACAAGGCCACGCGCACCCGCGCGCTGGTCGAAGGCAGTGGCCTGTTCGCCATCCAGGTGCCGACCGTGGCGCAACTGCAGCTGACCCAAGCGGTGGGCAACGCCAGCCTGACCGATGATCCGGCGAAGCTGGCGCATGCCGGGGTCGAGTTGTTCGAGATGCCAGGCCACGATGTGCCGCTGGTGGCGGGCTGCTCAGCTTGGCTGGTCTGCCGGCTGCTCGATGAGCCGCACAACCAGCAGGCCTATGATCTGTTCATTGGCGAGGTGATTGCGGCCTGGGCGGACGAGCGCGTGTTTCGCGACGGTCGCTGGCATTTCGAGACGGCCGACCCGAGCCTGCGCAGCCTGCATCACGTGGCGGGCGGGCACTATTACGCGATTGGTGAGGCGTTGAAGGCCTGA
- a CDS encoding SDR family oxidoreductase produces the protein MSNNISGKVVVITGASSGLGEATARHLSKLGAKVVLAARRKERLEQLVSELVAAGGEAVAYTTDVTRADEVKALIQGALDSFGRVDVLINNAGLMAIAPLSDVRVEEWERMIDINIKGVLYGIAAALPVFQQQNAGHFINIASVAGIKVFSPGGTVYSGTKFAVRAISEGLRHEVGGSIRTTTIEPGAVDSELKFGSSHQQSRDFVVDFYKQAIPAESVARAIAYAIEQPADVDINEIVLRPTTQEF, from the coding sequence ATGAGCAACAACATTTCCGGCAAGGTCGTGGTCATCACTGGCGCCAGCAGCGGACTGGGCGAAGCGACTGCGCGTCATCTGAGCAAGCTGGGCGCCAAGGTGGTGCTGGCCGCACGGCGCAAGGAGCGTCTCGAGCAACTGGTCAGCGAGCTGGTCGCCGCTGGTGGCGAGGCTGTGGCCTACACCACCGACGTGACCCGCGCCGATGAGGTCAAGGCGCTGATCCAGGGCGCACTGGACAGCTTCGGCCGCGTCGACGTGCTGATCAACAACGCCGGGCTGATGGCCATCGCACCACTGAGCGACGTGCGCGTCGAGGAGTGGGAACGCATGATCGATATCAACATTAAGGGCGTGCTGTACGGCATCGCGGCGGCGCTGCCTGTGTTCCAGCAGCAGAACGCCGGGCACTTCATCAACATCGCCTCGGTGGCCGGGATCAAGGTGTTCAGCCCGGGCGGCACCGTCTACAGCGGCACCAAGTTCGCCGTACGGGCCATTTCCGAAGGCCTGCGCCATGAGGTCGGTGGCAGCATCCGCACCACCACCATCGAACCGGGTGCAGTGGATTCGGAGCTGAAGTTCGGCAGCTCGCACCAGCAGAGCCGCGATTTCGTCGTCGACTTCTACAAGCAGGCGATCCCGGCGGAATCGGTGGCGCGCGCCATCGCCTACGCCATCGAGCAACCTGCCGACGTCGACATCAACGAGATCGTCCTGCGCCCGACCACGCAGGAGTTCTGA
- a CDS encoding LysR family transcriptional regulator: MLNRMEMIRIFCSAADCSNFREAATRLGVSPQAVTRAIKALEEELGEILFHRNTRQVHITAFGEAYALRARQMLEDFDALFRGHHAETESAIAGRIGITAPQAIGKRFLVGFLQPLLKQHPQLVLNLRLEDEITDAVEAQIDIGIRVGFLRDSRYVARALAPVPLQVVATPQLIKATGKPRTLDELQQRPLSVLIDRKTGRPWPWTFAHGPSLHPPAPALVCDDPEAELEAVLAGLAYGQLPAYLAQPYLESGRLQAVLTEQAPDPWQLFIYRPQQGPVPPRVRLVFDHLRTCFSDPAQFPQG; the protein is encoded by the coding sequence ATGCTCAACCGCATGGAGATGATCCGCATCTTCTGCAGCGCGGCCGACTGCAGCAATTTCCGCGAGGCAGCGACTCGCCTGGGGGTTTCACCGCAGGCGGTGACCCGTGCGATCAAGGCGCTGGAAGAGGAACTCGGCGAGATTCTGTTTCACCGCAACACCCGCCAGGTGCATATCACCGCCTTCGGCGAGGCCTACGCGCTGCGCGCCCGGCAGATGCTGGAGGACTTCGATGCGCTGTTTCGCGGCCATCACGCGGAAACCGAATCGGCCATCGCCGGGCGCATCGGCATCACCGCGCCGCAGGCCATCGGCAAACGCTTTCTGGTGGGTTTTCTGCAGCCCTTGCTCAAGCAGCACCCGCAACTGGTGCTGAACCTGCGGCTGGAGGACGAGATCACCGACGCGGTGGAAGCGCAGATCGACATCGGCATCCGCGTCGGCTTCCTGCGTGACAGCCGCTATGTCGCCCGCGCCCTGGCGCCGGTGCCGTTGCAGGTGGTGGCCACGCCGCAACTGATCAAAGCCACCGGCAAGCCGCGCACCCTCGACGAGTTGCAGCAGCGGCCGCTGTCGGTGCTGATCGACCGCAAGACCGGCCGTCCCTGGCCGTGGACCTTCGCCCATGGCCCCAGCCTGCATCCACCTGCGCCAGCGTTGGTATGCGACGACCCCGAAGCCGAGCTGGAGGCCGTGCTCGCCGGCCTGGCCTACGGCCAGTTGCCCGCCTACCTGGCGCAGCCCTACCTGGAGAGCGGCCGACTGCAGGCGGTGCTGACCGAGCAGGCACCCGATCCCTGGCAGTTGTTTATCTATCGCCCGCAGCAAGGCCCGGTGCCGCCAAGGGTGCGCCTGGTGTTCGATCACCTGCGCACCTGCTTCTCCGACCCGGCTCAGTTTCCCCAGGGCTGA